In Candidatus Saccharibacteria bacterium oral taxon 488, one DNA window encodes the following:
- a CDS encoding ABC transporter permease subunit (The N-terminal region of this protein, as described by TIGR01726, is a three transmembrane segment that identifies a subfamily of ABC transporter permease subunits, which specificities that include histidine, arginine, glutamine, glutamate, L-cystine (sic), the opines (in Agrobacterium) octopine and nopaline, etc.): protein MVNFLEVIFGDGRWLYLWHGLEVTLVLTVLSLLLGTIIGLVVALLRTSTIKPLNWIGKIYVDIIRGTPLLVQLLIMYYVVFGSYQFMPKIFVAAIAFGINSGAYIGEIIRGGIESVDKGQMEAARSLGFSRWQAMRLVILPQALKNSLPALISEFIALLKETSVVGWIGLNDIMRGADNIRFQTATAFQSLFAAAVMYLALTAIFTRVMTRVERRLKDGSE from the coding sequence ATCGTGAATTTCCTGGAAGTGATTTTCGGCGATGGCCGGTGGCTGTATTTGTGGCACGGCCTAGAGGTGACCTTGGTGCTAACAGTTCTATCATTGCTCCTCGGTACAATCATTGGCCTCGTGGTAGCGCTGCTTCGTACCTCGACGATCAAACCGCTCAACTGGATTGGCAAGATTTATGTCGACATCATTCGGGGCACACCGCTTCTGGTCCAGCTGTTGATTATGTACTACGTCGTTTTTGGCTCATATCAATTCATGCCGAAGATTTTCGTGGCAGCGATTGCCTTTGGCATCAACAGTGGTGCCTATATTGGCGAGATCATCCGCGGTGGCATCGAAAGCGTTGACAAGGGGCAAATGGAAGCGGCGCGTTCGCTGGGTTTTAGTCGCTGGCAGGCTATGCGTCTGGTGATTTTGCCACAAGCGCTTAAAAATTCATTGCCAGCGCTGATCAGCGAATTCATCGCCCTACTAAAAGAGACCTCGGTGGTTGGCTGGATCGGGCTGAATGACATCATGCGTGGCGCTGACAATATTCGGTTTCAAACGGCCACGGCGTTTCAGTCATTGTTTGCTGCAGCGGTGATGTACTTGGCGTTGACCGCCATATTTACCCGTGTGATGACCCGAGTAGAGAGGAGACTAAAAGATGGCAGTGAATAA
- a CDS encoding YbhB/YbcL family Raf kinase inhibitor-like protein, which yields MKITSPAFAENAKIPKVYSKLGGNQRPPLEISDVPSDAKSLAIVCHDPDAPGRDGFYHWTVWNLPAETAEIASESLPAGAVEGITSWGRPGWNGPQPPFGTHRYQFYVYALDTTLDLPSDTKPKELIAALTPHIIDRAVLTGRFGVLDILRRG from the coding sequence ATGAAAATAACTAGCCCTGCGTTCGCCGAAAACGCTAAAATACCAAAAGTTTACTCCAAGCTCGGCGGCAACCAACGCCCGCCGCTCGAGATCAGCGACGTGCCGTCAGACGCCAAAAGCCTGGCAATCGTCTGCCACGACCCTGACGCGCCTGGACGTGACGGGTTTTATCACTGGACAGTGTGGAACTTGCCGGCAGAAACCGCAGAAATTGCCAGCGAGTCATTGCCCGCTGGTGCCGTCGAAGGCATCACCAGCTGGGGTCGCCCTGGCTGGAACGGACCGCAACCGCCGTTTGGCACGCACCGCTATCAATTTTACGTGTACGCGCTGGATACAACACTGGATTTACCAAGCGACACCAAACCTAAAGAACTCATCGCCGCCCTCACGCCGCACATCATCGACCGGGCCGTATTGACTGGAAGGTTTGGTGTGTTGGATATTTTGCGGCGGGGCTAG
- the arcA gene encoding arginine deiminase gives MDPLHITSEIGRLKAVLLHRPGEELENLTPDYLTDLLFDDIPYLQVAQKEHDAFAQVLRDHGVEVLYLDQLVTEALYTDQLREQFVDEMLANSKQGSRRVTRVLRQFLLDLPTNAMVRKIMAGVRKDEITLPPDQHQQLHNMIEKNHYPFYLDPMPNLYFTRDPAATIGHGLTINKMHWPARRRESLFMRYIIDHHPRFAGKNVPVWYDRHEKFSIEGGDELVLSSEVMAIGVSERTTAEAIEKMATKLFAGSGFKKVVAMEIPKSHAFMHLDTVFTMIDRDKFTIHPEIRDRGGKMNCFVLEKVEGQPFPRITHETDLEHVLRVALGLPSVTLIECGGGDPIAAAREQWNDGSNTLAIAPGVVVTYDRNYVTNQKLREHGVEVIEVSGAELGRGRGGPRCMSMPLVREDV, from the coding sequence ATGGATCCATTACATATTACATCAGAAATTGGCCGACTCAAGGCGGTGCTGTTGCATCGTCCGGGCGAAGAATTAGAAAACTTAACACCAGACTACTTGACTGATCTGCTGTTTGACGACATTCCGTATTTGCAGGTCGCCCAAAAGGAGCATGATGCGTTTGCTCAGGTATTGCGTGATCACGGTGTCGAGGTGTTGTATCTCGATCAGCTGGTGACCGAGGCGCTATATACTGATCAACTACGTGAGCAGTTTGTTGATGAAATGTTGGCAAATTCGAAGCAAGGGTCACGCCGTGTTACCAGAGTGCTGCGCCAATTCCTGCTGGACCTGCCAACGAACGCGATGGTGCGTAAAATTATGGCCGGTGTGCGCAAGGACGAGATTACGCTGCCGCCAGACCAGCACCAGCAATTGCATAATATGATCGAGAAAAATCACTATCCATTCTACCTCGATCCGATGCCAAATCTGTACTTTACCCGCGACCCGGCTGCAACCATCGGTCATGGTCTGACGATCAACAAGATGCACTGGCCGGCCCGCCGCCGCGAATCGCTGTTCATGCGCTATATCATTGATCATCATCCACGGTTTGCCGGCAAGAATGTGCCGGTGTGGTATGATCGCCATGAAAAATTCTCAATTGAAGGTGGCGATGAGCTAGTCTTGAGCAGTGAAGTGATGGCCATCGGTGTATCGGAGCGCACCACGGCTGAGGCGATTGAAAAGATGGCGACGAAACTGTTTGCTGGCTCTGGCTTTAAGAAAGTCGTTGCCATGGAAATTCCGAAGTCGCATGCCTTTATGCACCTGGATACGGTGTTTACCATGATCGATCGGGACAAGTTTACCATTCATCCAGAAATTCGCGATCGTGGCGGCAAGATGAATTGTTTCGTATTGGAAAAGGTTGAGGGACAGCCGTTCCCGCGCATTACGCACGAGACGGATCTCGAGCATGTCTTGCGGGTGGCCTTGGGTCTGCCGAGCGTTACCTTGATCGAATGTGGTGGCGGTGATCCGATCGCAGCAGCCCGCGAGCAGTGGAACGACGGCTCGAACACCTTGGCGATTGCGCCGGGCGTGGTGGTGACCTATGACCGCAACTATGTCACTAACCAAAAATTGCGCGAGCACGGCGTTGAAGTTATCGAAGTCAGCGGTGCTGAGCTTGGCCGCGGCCGTGGTGGTCCGCGCTGTATGAGCATGCCGCTAGTAAGGGAGGATGTATAA
- a CDS encoding AAA family ATPase, giving the protein MRKKNILNLIKYYAEHNDAGFRNEAYIIAKLFDQAGDSQLAEYIMALLSGANTFVPQSNEYQSSFFNKVSLTGDSLPLPTFIMNDIIGVINSIRHHAGFNKFLFEGDPGTGKTETVKQIARILNRDLYSVDFDSVIDSKLGQTSKNIASVFQEIRALPNPEKAIIMFDEIDAIALDRINSNDLREMGRVTSSVLKGLDGLNGSIVLIATTNLFAQFDKALTRRFDAIVNFNRYNKNELLDIAESILNDLLIQFKFAGRNMRLFRKIISTMDKIPYPGELKNIIKTSVAFSDPTNEYAYLKKLYEAISGPSDIKTLQNQGFSVREIEILTSISKSQVARELQG; this is encoded by the coding sequence ATGCGCAAGAAGAATATACTCAACCTAATTAAATACTACGCAGAGCATAATGATGCAGGTTTTCGAAATGAAGCGTATATCATTGCTAAGCTATTTGATCAAGCTGGAGATTCCCAATTAGCCGAGTATATTATGGCTCTATTGTCCGGCGCTAACACATTCGTTCCGCAAAGCAATGAATACCAATCATCCTTCTTTAATAAAGTAAGCCTGACAGGAGATTCATTACCGCTACCCACTTTCATTATGAATGATATCATTGGCGTCATTAACTCCATTAGGCACCACGCTGGCTTTAATAAGTTCTTATTTGAGGGTGACCCAGGCACTGGCAAGACAGAGACAGTAAAGCAGATCGCTCGCATTCTCAACCGTGATCTCTACTCTGTTGATTTTGATAGTGTTATTGACAGCAAGCTTGGGCAGACGTCTAAAAATATAGCTTCGGTATTTCAGGAAATACGAGCTTTACCAAATCCGGAAAAAGCAATAATCATGTTTGATGAAATTGATGCCATTGCTCTAGACCGTATAAATTCTAATGACTTACGCGAGATGGGACGAGTCACTTCGTCTGTTCTTAAGGGATTGGATGGTTTAAATGGCAGTATTGTTCTTATCGCTACTACTAACCTATTCGCTCAATTCGACAAGGCATTGACTAGGCGTTTTGACGCCATTGTCAATTTTAATAGGTACAACAAGAACGAACTGCTTGATATCGCAGAGTCAATACTAAACGATCTCTTAATCCAGTTTAAGTTTGCCGGCCGCAACATGCGTTTATTTAGAAAGATTATATCTACAATGGATAAAATACCCTACCCAGGCGAATTGAAGAATATCATAAAGACTTCAGTCGCATTTAGCGATCCGACTAATGAATATGCTTACTTGAAAAAGCTCTACGAGGCCATCTCGGGTCCAAGCGATATCAAGACACTTCAAAATCAAGGTTTTTCAGTACGTGAGATAGAAATATTAACAAGCATATCAAAAAGCCAAGTTGCAAGAGAGCTACAAGGATAA
- a CDS encoding S8 family serine peptidase, protein MNSILQLRGTLNQRPSSGRPGPPNIPKGTKSVESIHLKRLLKELKGLDSYWQTEKLITGALIDIHYIDVIAKSNRISGYFNKGKKSNESVVGACFDKTDVKHPKHIITHYISNEALTDTIVKVENSIRLLDTIFDGTIKHNQIDKIKHKNIKFEDYNLSESVFLNIVVDSYYIESFSVPNREANANNNQIITIYKTDDNILSILQSIGITINPGKMLGNNETAPTLLLQPDEIELLQSKAPYLIAMSVNDFTKLNLENIPTSGSNAAVEVSQYANQADTIDKPSNQPIIGVIDTLFDTSVYFSEWVDYRDMVSNDIEKQPKDYGHGTAVSSIIVDGHRLNPALDDGCGNFRVRHFGVAVSGKFSSFTVVKLIREIVANNRDIKVWNLSLGSDQEINDNFISPEAAELDRIQFDNDVIFVIAGTNKPDMHKREMLIGAPADSINSIVVNSVDKENNPASYSRKGRVLSFFNKPDVSAYGGDGSDYRDNIHVCISADTYKFLSGTSFAAPWVTRKLAYLIEILGLSREVAKALIVDVATGWEDTGNNQSIAPLIGHGSVPIKIDDIVKSKDNEIKFVINGISKEYDTYAYNIPVPVNKETHPFVAKATLCYFPKCSINQGVDYTNTELDISIGRINHRGIKTINKNTQTTGGFVYEGEARKLFRKWDNTKHIREKYGSKLRARKAYESGMWGVSIKTKERLEKRDGYGIKFGLVVTLKEINDINRVHDFIQKARLAGWIVNEIDIDTQVDLHEKSQEVIHFD, encoded by the coding sequence ATGAACAGCATTCTACAGCTTCGCGGCACCCTTAATCAAAGACCAAGCAGTGGTCGCCCAGGACCCCCCAACATACCAAAAGGCACAAAATCAGTGGAATCCATTCATCTGAAAAGGCTACTTAAAGAATTAAAAGGATTAGACAGTTACTGGCAGACCGAAAAATTGATCACTGGCGCCTTGATAGATATACACTATATAGATGTAATTGCAAAAAGTAATCGTATTAGCGGCTACTTCAACAAAGGAAAAAAATCAAACGAATCTGTGGTTGGTGCGTGCTTTGACAAAACAGACGTAAAACATCCGAAACACATCATTACGCACTATATTAGCAATGAAGCACTGACCGACACAATAGTAAAGGTCGAGAATAGTATACGGCTCCTAGATACCATTTTTGATGGCACAATAAAACACAATCAGATAGATAAAATAAAACATAAAAACATAAAATTTGAGGACTATAACCTAAGTGAGTCAGTCTTCCTTAATATAGTAGTCGATTCATACTATATTGAGAGTTTTAGTGTACCAAACCGTGAAGCAAATGCCAATAATAATCAGATCATTACAATCTACAAGACAGATGACAATATTTTATCTATATTACAGTCTATTGGCATCACAATTAATCCAGGGAAGATGCTTGGCAATAACGAGACTGCACCTACACTTTTACTACAACCAGATGAGATAGAGCTGCTCCAGAGCAAAGCTCCCTACCTTATCGCAATGTCCGTCAACGATTTCACCAAGTTAAACCTAGAGAATATCCCAACCAGCGGCAGTAACGCTGCTGTGGAGGTCTCTCAATATGCTAATCAAGCGGACACTATAGATAAGCCAAGTAATCAACCGATTATTGGCGTCATTGATACACTATTTGACACAAGCGTTTACTTTAGTGAGTGGGTAGATTATCGAGATATGGTGTCAAACGATATAGAAAAGCAGCCAAAAGACTACGGGCATGGAACGGCGGTTTCGTCAATTATTGTCGACGGTCACAGGCTAAACCCCGCTCTAGATGATGGATGCGGAAATTTTAGAGTTCGGCACTTTGGCGTGGCGGTTAGCGGAAAATTTAGTTCGTTTACAGTAGTCAAACTTATTCGAGAAATTGTCGCTAATAACCGAGACATTAAGGTGTGGAATCTGTCGCTAGGGTCTGATCAAGAAATCAATGACAACTTTATTTCGCCAGAGGCTGCAGAGTTAGATAGAATTCAATTTGATAACGATGTGATATTCGTAATCGCCGGAACTAATAAACCAGATATGCATAAGAGAGAAATGCTAATTGGAGCACCCGCAGATTCAATAAACTCCATAGTAGTAAACTCCGTAGATAAGGAAAATAACCCAGCCTCTTATTCTCGAAAGGGGCGTGTGCTCTCATTCTTTAACAAGCCTGACGTTAGTGCATATGGTGGAGACGGCAGCGATTACAGAGATAATATCCATGTATGTATATCCGCAGACACTTACAAGTTTCTGTCTGGCACATCATTTGCCGCACCGTGGGTTACTCGTAAGTTAGCATACCTTATAGAAATACTAGGATTGAGCCGCGAAGTAGCAAAGGCGCTAATTGTCGATGTGGCTACAGGCTGGGAAGATACCGGCAATAATCAAAGTATAGCTCCACTTATTGGACATGGATCGGTGCCAATAAAAATCGACGATATCGTTAAGTCTAAGGACAATGAAATCAAGTTTGTGATAAACGGCATCTCTAAGGAGTATGACACTTATGCATATAACATACCAGTACCTGTTAATAAAGAGACCCACCCTTTTGTCGCCAAAGCTACTCTGTGTTACTTCCCCAAGTGCTCAATTAACCAGGGTGTGGACTACACTAATACGGAGCTGGATATATCAATAGGAAGGATTAATCACAGGGGTATAAAAACAATCAACAAGAATACTCAAACTACTGGTGGTTTTGTATATGAAGGTGAGGCAAGAAAATTATTTCGCAAATGGGACAATACTAAGCATATACGTGAAAAGTATGGATCCAAATTAAGAGCCCGAAAAGCATATGAATCTGGCATGTGGGGCGTAAGCATAAAAACTAAGGAACGATTAGAAAAACGCGACGGGTACGGTATTAAGTTTGGACTTGTAGTTACCCTTAAAGAAATTAACGACATAAACAGAGTTCACGATTTTATTCAAAAAGCACGCTTGGCGGGATGGATTGTTAATGAGATAGATATTGATACTCAAGTTGACCTACATGAAAAATCACAGGAGGTAATTCACTTTGACTAG
- a CDS encoding DUF3892 domain-containing protein: MAVRIRAITKPEGDERYEAISHYWANNDRGALIPLERNWFIDWLDANGTYAFVSEDGDEARCDVKYNGHIRFLQTRADASWANNLLNLPRKRV; this comes from the coding sequence ATGGCTGTTCGAATTAGGGCAATCACAAAGCCCGAAGGTGATGAGCGATATGAAGCGATCTCACACTATTGGGCGAACAATGACAGAGGTGCACTGATTCCTCTTGAGCGTAACTGGTTTATTGACTGGCTTGACGCTAACGGAACTTACGCTTTTGTATCGGAAGATGGTGATGAAGCACGTTGTGATGTGAAATACAATGGACATATTCGTTTTTTGCAGACACGCGCAGACGCTTCGTGGGCGAATAATCTACTAAACTTACCTCGTAAGCGAGTATAG
- a CDS encoding NUDIX domain-containing protein, producing MQRRVNVRGIIISDQGEIFCQKLTANNGTGREFWCAPGGGLELGESLLDGLRREMIEETGVKPTIGKLLFIQQFTDTNPSSKHGATEQLEFFFAITNWRDYRHIDLEQTSHGVEEVAECGFVDPKTTRILPSYLTEVDLNWLVNESTDVQMMSEL from the coding sequence ATGCAGCGACGAGTTAACGTACGCGGAATTATTATCAGCGATCAGGGCGAGATTTTTTGCCAGAAATTAACCGCAAATAACGGCACGGGGCGAGAGTTTTGGTGTGCACCGGGCGGTGGTTTGGAGCTGGGTGAAAGTTTACTGGACGGTTTACGCCGAGAGATGATTGAGGAAACTGGCGTCAAGCCAACCATCGGCAAGCTATTATTCATCCAACAATTCACCGACACCAACCCCTCGTCTAAACACGGCGCTACCGAGCAGCTCGAGTTTTTCTTTGCCATCACCAACTGGCGTGATTACCGGCACATCGACCTGGAGCAAACATCGCACGGCGTTGAGGAAGTAGCGGAGTGCGGCTTTGTCGATCCAAAAACTACGCGGATTTTGCCGAGCTACCTAACGGAGGTTGACCTCAACTGGCTGGTTAATGAGTCGACCGACGTTCAGATGATGAGCGAATTGTAA
- a CDS encoding ATP-binding cassette domain-containing protein: MITVANLKKQFGSNRVLRDIDVEIYEGEVVVVVGSSGSGKSTFLRCLNLLETPTGGRIVIDGVETTAPKVDLNALRQKVGMVFQSFNLFPNLNVLDNIKLAPRKLRKLSDRAATRLAKKLLADVGLADKANAFPSQLSGGQKQRVAIARALAMEPDIMLFDEPTSALDPEMIGEVLDVIREVAAKGMTMVIVTHEMKFAREVATRMIFLDKGEIIENGPPGQVMDHPVTERARKFFGVKGK, from the coding sequence ATTATCACGGTGGCTAACCTCAAAAAACAGTTTGGTAGTAACCGCGTGCTCAGGGATATTGATGTTGAAATTTATGAAGGCGAAGTGGTGGTGGTCGTTGGCTCAAGTGGCTCTGGTAAATCAACGTTTTTGCGCTGCTTGAATTTACTGGAGACGCCGACCGGCGGGCGCATTGTCATCGACGGCGTGGAAACGACAGCGCCAAAAGTCGATCTGAACGCTTTGCGCCAAAAAGTTGGCATGGTGTTTCAATCGTTCAATCTGTTCCCAAACTTGAATGTGCTGGATAACATCAAACTAGCGCCGCGGAAACTGCGCAAACTGTCTGATCGGGCGGCGACGCGCCTGGCAAAGAAATTGCTGGCGGACGTGGGGCTGGCGGACAAAGCCAACGCCTTTCCTTCGCAGCTCTCAGGCGGGCAAAAGCAGCGCGTGGCTATCGCGAGAGCCCTCGCTATGGAGCCGGACATCATGTTGTTTGACGAGCCAACCTCAGCGCTTGATCCAGAGATGATTGGTGAAGTGTTGGACGTGATCCGTGAGGTTGCCGCCAAAGGTATGACCATGGTCATCGTCACGCATGAAATGAAGTTTGCGCGCGAAGTGGCTACGCGGATGATTTTCCTGGACAAGGGCGAGATTATCGAAAATGGTCCGCCAGGGCAGGTGATGGATCATCCGGTGACTGAGCGGGCGCGGAAGTTTTTTGGCGTCAAAGGGAAGTGA
- a CDS encoding ATP-binding cassette domain-containing protein: MVAIFAVGSTIFAIVSPKILGGATNQIVEDFVSIKAYETITEKLPKGASLPAGTTGADVLKRLPNKSEIESQIPSSQLDTIKKLDLSQRPEFHFDAIWRIVLLLAGLYVLSAIFRYIQTWLMTQVTQTVTFRMRRQLSEKINRLPLSYFDKQTYGEVLSRVTNDVDTISQTLNQSLSQVVSSTVMVLGILVMMFSISWQMSLVALLVLPLAGGVVTLIAKSSQKQFLRQQTQLGELNGHIEEMYGGHQVMRVFNGQKKSLAKFSRVNDQLQESAWKAQFLSGLIYPIMNFIGNIGYVIMAILGGWLAIEGRLKIGDIQAFIQYIDQFNQPLVQVANIANILQSTAAAAERVFEFLDEPEEKAEGKDLVKLTHVKGEVEFDNVVFGYKPDQTIIKGLSAHIKPGQRVAIVGPTGAGKTTLVNLLMRFYEINSGAIKIDGVNIAQMKRSDVRQMFGMVLQDTWLFNGTIRQNLLYGNPTASEEEMVATAKEAHVDHFVRSLPGGYDMMLGEEATNISQGEKQLLTIARAMLERTPMLILDEATSSVDTRTEVLIQKAMDKLMQGKTSFVIAHRLSTIRDADLILVVRDGNIIEQGKHDELLQQNGFYAELYNSQFAE, translated from the coding sequence ATGGTGGCGATTTTTGCGGTCGGCAGCACAATTTTTGCCATTGTCAGCCCGAAGATTTTGGGTGGCGCTACCAACCAAATTGTCGAAGATTTTGTCAGCATCAAAGCCTACGAAACCATCACTGAGAAATTACCAAAAGGAGCGTCGTTGCCGGCGGGCACGACCGGTGCTGATGTTCTGAAGCGGCTACCGAACAAGTCGGAAATTGAAAGTCAAATTCCGTCGAGCCAGCTCGATACGATCAAAAAACTTGACCTCAGCCAGCGTCCGGAATTTCATTTTGATGCCATTTGGCGGATTGTGCTATTACTGGCCGGTTTGTACGTGCTTAGCGCCATTTTCCGCTACATTCAAACTTGGCTGATGACCCAAGTGACGCAGACAGTCACTTTCAGAATGCGCCGGCAATTGTCCGAAAAAATTAACCGTTTGCCGCTGAGCTATTTTGACAAGCAAACCTACGGCGAAGTCCTCAGCCGCGTCACCAATGATGTCGATACCATCAGCCAAACACTCAACCAAAGCCTGTCGCAGGTCGTGTCTTCGACAGTGATGGTCCTGGGAATTTTGGTGATGATGTTTTCCATCAGCTGGCAAATGTCGCTGGTGGCGCTATTGGTGCTGCCGCTGGCTGGCGGCGTGGTGACGTTGATTGCCAAAAGTTCGCAAAAGCAATTCCTTCGCCAACAGACACAGCTGGGAGAACTGAACGGCCACATCGAGGAAATGTATGGCGGCCACCAGGTGATGCGAGTGTTCAACGGCCAGAAAAAGTCGCTGGCTAAGTTTTCGCGGGTGAACGATCAGTTGCAGGAAAGCGCCTGGAAAGCTCAGTTCTTGTCGGGGTTGATTTATCCGATCATGAATTTCATCGGCAACATCGGCTACGTCATCATGGCGATTTTGGGCGGCTGGCTGGCGATTGAAGGCCGGCTGAAAATTGGCGACATTCAAGCTTTCATCCAATACATCGACCAGTTCAATCAGCCGCTGGTGCAGGTCGCCAACATCGCCAACATCTTGCAATCAACAGCGGCGGCGGCCGAGCGGGTGTTTGAATTTTTGGACGAGCCTGAGGAAAAGGCGGAGGGCAAGGATTTGGTGAAATTGACTCACGTCAAGGGCGAAGTCGAATTTGACAACGTGGTCTTTGGCTATAAGCCTGACCAAACCATCATCAAAGGTTTGTCGGCGCACATCAAGCCAGGTCAGCGCGTGGCGATCGTCGGTCCAACGGGCGCGGGCAAAACCACCTTGGTCAATTTACTGATGCGATTTTACGAAATTAACAGCGGCGCGATCAAAATCGACGGCGTCAATATAGCCCAGATGAAGCGCAGCGACGTGCGGCAAATGTTTGGTATGGTGTTGCAGGATACTTGGTTGTTTAACGGCACGATTCGCCAAAATTTGCTCTACGGCAATCCAACAGCCAGTGAAGAAGAGATGGTCGCCACCGCCAAGGAGGCGCATGTTGATCACTTCGTGCGGTCGCTGCCGGGTGGTTATGACATGATGCTGGGTGAGGAAGCCACGAACATTTCACAGGGCGAAAAGCAGCTATTGACGATTGCCCGGGCAATGCTGGAGCGCACGCCGATGCTGATTTTGGACGAAGCCACCAGCTCGGTTGACACCCGCACCGAAGTGCTTATCCAAAAAGCTATGGATAAGTTGATGCAGGGCAAAACTAGCTTCGTCATCGCCCACCGCCTGAGCACCATCCGCGACGCTGATCTGATCTTGGTCGTCCGCGACGGCAACATCATTGAGCAAGGCAAGCACGACGAACTACTGCAGCAGAACGGCTTTTACGCTGAGCTGTATAATAGTCAGTTTGCTGAGTGA
- the argF gene encoding ornithine carbamoyltransferase, with protein sequence MAQSLKGRSFLTLGDFTASDIRLLLTTANEYKRMKYAGTPHRIHEGKNIALLFEKTSTRTRCAFTVAANDLGIAPEYLGKDDIQLGKKETVEDTAKVLGRMFDGIEFRGFAHKTVEDLAKHAGVPVWNGLTDKFHPTQILADFMTIEEHLGRLHGVKLVFIGDGRNNMANSLLLGSAIMGLDFRILAPRELFPEEGLVHRAHELAHQSHGRITITDNFEEALRGADAIYTDVWVSMGEEDKFAERINQLRHFQVNRDMLNLTGNPEVKFMHCLPAFHDALTTTGQHIRDDFGLESMEVTDDVFRSPNSIVFDQAENRMHTIKAVIALTL encoded by the coding sequence ATGGCACAAAGTTTGAAAGGGCGATCATTCCTAACACTGGGTGATTTTACGGCCAGTGACATTCGATTGCTACTAACGACGGCAAATGAGTATAAGCGGATGAAGTACGCTGGTACGCCGCATCGGATTCATGAGGGCAAGAATATTGCGCTACTATTTGAGAAAACCTCGACGCGGACGCGCTGTGCCTTTACGGTGGCAGCCAACGACCTCGGTATTGCGCCGGAATATCTCGGCAAGGACGATATTCAGCTTGGCAAGAAAGAGACGGTCGAAGACACCGCCAAGGTGCTGGGCCGGATGTTTGATGGCATTGAGTTTCGCGGTTTTGCGCACAAAACGGTAGAAGATTTGGCGAAGCACGCCGGCGTGCCAGTGTGGAACGGATTGACTGATAAGTTCCACCCGACGCAGATTCTAGCCGACTTTATGACTATCGAGGAGCACCTCGGTCGGCTGCACGGCGTCAAGCTGGTGTTTATCGGCGACGGCCGCAATAACATGGCCAATAGTTTGCTGCTCGGCTCGGCCATCATGGGGCTGGATTTCCGGATTTTGGCGCCGCGTGAATTGTTCCCTGAAGAGGGCCTTGTCCATCGTGCGCACGAATTAGCGCATCAGAGTCATGGGCGGATTACTATCACTGATAATTTTGAGGAAGCCCTGCGCGGTGCCGATGCCATCTATACCGATGTTTGGGTATCGATGGGTGAAGAAGATAAGTTCGCTGAGCGCATCAATCAGCTGCGTCACTTCCAGGTTAATCGTGACATGCTGAACCTCACCGGTAATCCTGAGGTCAAGTTCATGCACTGCCTGCCGGCCTTTCATGATGCATTGACCACGACCGGTCAGCACATCAGGGACGACTTCGGACTGGAGTCAATGGAGGTGACGGATGATGTCTTCCGCTCGCCAAATTCGATTGTCTTTGACCAGGCGGAAAATCGTATGCATACCATCAAGGCGGTTATCGCTTTGACGCTGTAG